The following are encoded in a window of Flavobacterium psychrotrophum genomic DNA:
- a CDS encoding TerD family protein, with protein MAINLSKGQKIDLKKSSGETLTNFCVGVNWGAIESKGFLGLGKKVQSIDLDLSCILIDDQNNLCDHLYSPLYRVEILQQFGLPKGKLQTTDGAMRHTGDDLQGDTGGDDGLDNEIITVDLSKLRPNVTQIFFFLNNAGKEDFSQIPYSKIRMYEGTPTYVKEVFASYNVSAEGQYVGKQSIIMGKLYKRNGEWKFSAIGDPTEDTFLGQTIHRIVKSYL; from the coding sequence ATGGCAATTAACCTATCCAAGGGTCAGAAGATAGACCTTAAAAAATCTTCAGGCGAAACCCTTACTAATTTTTGTGTAGGTGTTAACTGGGGTGCTATAGAGTCAAAAGGCTTTTTAGGCCTTGGTAAAAAAGTGCAGAGCATTGACCTCGACCTAAGTTGCATTCTTATAGACGACCAGAATAACCTGTGCGATCACCTGTACTCACCACTTTATCGTGTAGAGATACTACAGCAGTTTGGTTTGCCAAAAGGTAAGCTACAAACTACCGATGGTGCTATGCGCCACACTGGCGACGACCTTCAGGGAGATACCGGTGGTGATGATGGTCTTGATAACGAAATTATTACAGTAGATCTTTCTAAATTGCGTCCTAATGTAACGCAGATATTTTTCTTCCTGAACAATGCAGGTAAAGAAGATTTCTCGCAAATACCATACTCAAAAATCCGTATGTATGAGGGTACTCCTACTTATGTAAAAGAGGTTTTTGCATCTTATAACGTTTCTGCCGAAGGGCAGTATGTGGGTAAGCAAAGTATCATCATGGGCAAGCTGTACAAACGAAATGGCGAATGGAAATTCAGTGCCATTGGCGACCCTACAGAAGATACATTCCTTGGACAAACCATTCACCGTATTGTAAAGTCTTACCTTTAA
- a CDS encoding vWA domain-containing protein: MRRLPVYFLLDTSGSMYGEPIQALNNALSGMVNTLRSDPQALDSLWLSIITFDREVKELVPLTELVQFRLPEITCPQSGPTNTGAALDFVMDRVSKDVIKGSDTQKGDWKPLLFLFTDGKPSDIQLYREKTAEVRKFDFGAVVGCAAGHLANDAMLKELTDNVVHLDSADSQTLKAFFKWVSETIEQGNKSQGTGEAPKLPPPPDEITVVI, from the coding sequence ATGAGAAGGCTACCTGTTTATTTTTTGCTGGACACGTCCGGCTCTATGTATGGCGAACCCATACAGGCGCTTAACAATGCCCTTAGCGGTATGGTTAATACGTTGCGCAGCGATCCGCAGGCGCTTGACTCGCTGTGGCTTAGTATCATTACGTTTGACCGTGAGGTTAAAGAACTGGTACCACTTACTGAGTTGGTGCAGTTTCGTTTGCCTGAAATTACCTGTCCGCAGAGTGGGCCTACCAATACCGGTGCCGCACTCGATTTTGTTATGGATAGGGTAAGTAAAGATGTAATTAAAGGATCTGATACGCAAAAAGGCGACTGGAAACCATTGCTGTTTCTTTTTACCGATGGCAAACCCAGCGACATACAGCTGTATCGCGAAAAAACAGCCGAAGTGCGTAAATTCGATTTTGGTGCTGTTGTAGGCTGTGCTGCCGGCCACCTTGCTAACGATGCCATGCTTAAGGAACTTACCGATAATGTGGTACACCTTGATTCGGCAGACAGCCAGACGCTTAAAGCCTTTTTTAAGTGGGTAAGCGAAACCATAGAGCAGGGTAACAAAAGCCAGGGAACAGGAGAAGCGCCTAAGTTGCCTCCGCCGCCAGATGAGATAACGGTAGTAATTTAA
- a CDS encoding TerY-C metal binding domain-containing protein, translating to MRRLPIYFLIDISESMVGEPIQQVEEGLAAIIQALKSDPYALETVWISIIVFAGQPKTLVPLQEIVTFYPPRFPIGGGTSLSKGLGHLMYELRKNIVKTTYEQKGDWKPIVFLFTDGVPTDDTASAITEWKQNWQKSANMVAISFGDEAYTSLLGQLTYNVLHFKNTNAQSYKEFFRWVSDSIKTSSISVDSNGSGFELAKTDDDTLSKIDLTKPADRKPAYDDNFVVLAAKCQNTKRPYLMKYARNLASNNFGGVDLYTKSYRLTGAFPVDNSYFELADAKIDTKVSSEELVGAPTCPCCGNPYGLAVCSCGNIHCIGEEKESTCPWCGNRGTYGIGSGGFDINRAQG from the coding sequence ATGAGAAGATTACCCATTTATTTTTTGATAGACATTTCTGAATCGATGGTAGGCGAACCCATACAACAGGTAGAGGAGGGGCTTGCCGCGATTATACAGGCGCTTAAGTCAGATCCTTACGCGCTCGAAACCGTTTGGATATCAATTATCGTATTTGCGGGTCAGCCAAAAACACTGGTGCCTTTGCAGGAAATCGTTACATTTTATCCGCCAAGATTTCCTATTGGGGGTGGTACTTCGCTTAGTAAAGGCTTGGGCCACCTGATGTATGAACTGCGTAAAAATATCGTAAAGACTACTTATGAGCAAAAAGGCGACTGGAAACCCATTGTGTTTTTGTTTACAGATGGTGTTCCTACAGATGATACCGCATCTGCTATAACAGAGTGGAAACAAAACTGGCAAAAATCGGCCAATATGGTAGCCATATCGTTTGGCGATGAGGCCTATACGTCATTATTGGGCCAACTAACCTATAATGTACTGCATTTTAAAAATACTAATGCACAGTCATATAAAGAGTTCTTTCGCTGGGTTTCAGATTCTATTAAAACCAGCAGCATAAGTGTAGACAGTAACGGTTCGGGCTTTGAACTTGCCAAAACCGACGATGACACCCTTTCAAAAATAGACCTTACAAAACCCGCAGATCGTAAACCAGCTTATGATGATAATTTTGTAGTACTGGCCGCTAAATGCCAAAACACAAAACGCCCTTACCTGATGAAGTATGCCCGTAACCTGGCATCAAACAACTTTGGCGGGGTAGATTTGTATACCAAATCTTATAGGCTTACCGGTGCTTTTCCGGTTGATAATTCTTATTTTGAACTGGCCGATGCTAAAATTGACACTAAGGTAAGCAGCGAAGAGCTTGTAGGTGCACCTACCTGTCCATGCTGTGGCAACCCTTATGGCCTTGCAGTATGCAGTTGTGGTAACATACACTGCATAGGCGAAGAAAAAGAAAGTACCTGCCCTTGGTGTGGTAATAGGGGAACTTACGGCATAGGCAGCGGTGGTTTTGATATTAACCGTGCACAAGGCTAA
- a CDS encoding helix-hairpin-helix domain-containing protein has protein sequence MNITTVRSVNDPDKTYQFNDNGAPMRGGVKDVYFSPDRSYVVALFRERLDDNQKERLKRITTQYLTQIKNKDAAEYFLEEVFRWPTDVVEHKGLTGIIVPTYKQKFFFKQGQETANLIKGKEKNGKWFAAAKFRNEQFPLRLAKAELGNWLSYFQICLNIVRGIKKMHAMGLAHSDLSYNNILIDPIEKSACMIDLDGLVVPGLFPAEVIGTAEFIAPEVLATRHLDKADPKRILPSRYTDLHALPVLIYMFLLHRHPLKGSKVHDLDAEKDDLLSMGEKALFIEHPTDHSNRPKISRFSKWEMPWSDIDKLPYSITGPYLAEMFDRAFITGLHNPQERPPAESWEQAILKTVDLMQQCANTACSQGWYVFDNSVAPKCPFCGTKHQGTLPMLDFYYEFSPGVWKPDNQRLMVYNNQYLFNWHVNRNVVRNEKTDPRDKIPVGYFTFFEGKWMLVNQKLDSMKDITEGKDVPVNSMTELTQGKKLLLSGKEGGRLVLITITN, from the coding sequence ATGAATATTACAACCGTACGGTCTGTTAACGACCCTGATAAAACCTACCAGTTTAATGACAACGGCGCCCCAATGCGCGGCGGGGTAAAAGACGTATACTTTAGCCCGGACCGTAGTTATGTGGTAGCGCTTTTTAGGGAGCGGCTGGACGACAACCAAAAGGAACGCCTTAAGCGTATTACCACCCAGTATCTTACCCAGATAAAAAATAAAGATGCCGCAGAATATTTTTTAGAGGAAGTATTCCGTTGGCCTACAGATGTTGTAGAACATAAGGGGCTTACCGGCATTATTGTGCCCACTTATAAGCAGAAGTTCTTTTTTAAGCAAGGGCAGGAAACTGCTAACCTGATTAAAGGAAAAGAAAAGAATGGTAAATGGTTTGCAGCTGCAAAGTTCAGGAACGAGCAGTTTCCGCTACGGCTTGCCAAGGCAGAACTGGGTAACTGGCTGAGCTATTTTCAGATATGCTTAAACATAGTACGGGGCATCAAGAAGATGCACGCCATGGGCCTGGCACACTCTGACCTTTCATACAACAATATTCTTATTGACCCCATTGAGAAATCGGCTTGTATGATCGACCTCGATGGGCTTGTGGTACCAGGGCTGTTTCCGGCGGAGGTAATAGGTACGGCTGAGTTTATAGCGCCAGAGGTTTTGGCTACAAGGCACCTGGATAAGGCTGACCCTAAACGTATTTTACCAAGCCGTTATACTGACCTGCACGCGCTGCCCGTGCTCATTTATATGTTTTTGCTACACCGCCACCCGTTAAAAGGGAGCAAAGTGCATGACCTTGATGCCGAAAAAGATGACCTACTTTCTATGGGAGAAAAGGCATTGTTTATAGAACACCCTACAGACCATAGTAACCGCCCTAAAATAAGCCGTTTCTCTAAATGGGAAATGCCCTGGAGCGATATTGATAAATTGCCTTACAGTATTACAGGGCCCTACCTTGCTGAAATGTTTGATCGGGCTTTTATTACCGGGCTACACAACCCACAGGAACGTCCACCGGCCGAGAGCTGGGAACAGGCAATTTTAAAAACAGTCGACTTAATGCAGCAATGCGCTAATACTGCCTGCAGCCAGGGATGGTATGTGTTTGACAATTCGGTGGCTCCAAAATGCCCTTTTTGCGGAACAAAACACCAGGGAACGCTGCCAATGCTCGATTTTTATTACGAATTTAGCCCCGGTGTATGGAAGCCCGATAACCAAAGGCTGATGGTGTATAATAATCAGTACCTCTTTAACTGGCATGTAAACCGAAATGTGGTACGTAATGAAAAAACAGATCCACGCGATAAGATACCTGTAGGCTATTTTACTTTTTTTGAAGGGAAGTGGATGCTGGTAAATCAAAAGCTGGATAGCATGAAAGATATTACCGAGGGTAAAGATGTGCCTGTAAACAGCATGACAGAACTTACACAGGGTAAAAAGCTGCTTCTTTCTGGCAAAGAAGGAGGGAGGCTTGTACTTATAACAATTACAAATTAA
- a CDS encoding TerC/Alx family metal homeostasis membrane protein: MDSLINHPGIIAVFSVVVLIMLLLDLGVFNKNSHAVTNKEAITWSLVWITLSMGFSGVIYYYMGVEKFSQFQSAYWIEKALSVDNLFVFILVFSFFNVQKENQHKVLFWGIIGALVLRAIFIFSGVALINVTYLPEFELWGYNMRVNILLTIFGLFLVYAGIKSAFAEDDDDEEKDFNKSPGARIVTKFFKVSKNYDKDNFFTIENGKKLATPLLVVVGVIEFTDLLFAVDSIPAIFAIAPDDPFILYTSNIFAILGLRALYFLLANFIHLFSKLKYGLAIILSFIGVKMVISPIYHIESMHSLMVVAGVLVLSVLASVLFPEKEEVKETEV; the protein is encoded by the coding sequence ATGGACAGCTTAATTAATCATCCGGGCATTATTGCCGTTTTTTCCGTCGTTGTACTAATCATGCTTCTCCTTGACCTGGGAGTATTTAACAAAAACAGCCATGCAGTAACAAATAAAGAAGCCATAACATGGTCGCTGGTCTGGATTACGCTTTCTATGGGCTTTAGTGGTGTAATATACTATTACATGGGGGTAGAAAAGTTCTCCCAGTTTCAGAGTGCTTATTGGATAGAGAAGGCTTTATCTGTAGATAACTTATTTGTATTCATATTAGTATTTAGCTTTTTTAATGTACAAAAAGAAAATCAGCACAAAGTACTTTTTTGGGGTATCATTGGGGCATTAGTGCTCAGGGCAATATTTATTTTTAGCGGTGTAGCTCTTATTAACGTTACATATCTGCCTGAATTTGAGCTTTGGGGCTATAATATGAGGGTAAATATCTTACTTACAATATTTGGACTTTTCCTTGTATATGCCGGTATAAAATCTGCTTTTGCAGAAGACGATGATGATGAAGAGAAAGACTTTAATAAGAGCCCGGGTGCACGTATTGTAACTAAATTTTTTAAAGTAAGTAAAAACTATGATAAGGATAACTTCTTTACTATAGAAAATGGCAAAAAACTCGCTACACCATTACTTGTAGTTGTAGGTGTTATCGAATTTACCGACCTTTTATTTGCGGTAGACTCTATTCCTGCAATTTTTGCCATAGCACCGGATGACCCTTTTATTCTGTACACGTCTAACATTTTTGCCATATTAGGCTTAAGAGCACTTTACTTCTTATTAGCTAACTTTATACACCTGTTTAGTAAATTAAAATATGGGCTTGCTATCATCCTTTCATTTATTGGTGTTAAGATGGTTATATCGCCTATATATCATATCGAATCGATGCATTCGCTTATGGTAGTGGCTGGCGTACTAGTACTTTCTGTATTAGCATCAGTATTATTTCCTGAAAAGGAAGAAGTTAAAGAAACAGAAGTTTAG
- a CDS encoding DUF4241 domain-containing protein, with protein sequence MKNVSDFELPFDLSGEMGERELVEIHIGDVNLPTGRIVASDPFFSAEQAAFARSVEPDKYPVYIYVSEIDKLHHRIAYAKIKFRPEDATKWILALTEDITTEELGELEEGEFYGFAVESGLACFMDEETSEEFNEKLDVLQEANPEYNYYDSVLSEEFREYSGKNTFSRELGDWNDHKPNPESDNNIVMFASGWGDGYFPAYFGLNENGDTIELVVDFLLDEFEADEDDDEEGEEE encoded by the coding sequence ATGAAAAACGTTAGTGACTTTGAGCTTCCGTTTGACCTTTCCGGAGAAATGGGCGAACGCGAACTTGTTGAAATACATATAGGCGATGTTAACCTGCCAACAGGACGTATCGTAGCTTCAGACCCTTTTTTTTCGGCTGAACAGGCTGCTTTTGCACGCTCTGTAGAACCCGATAAGTACCCTGTGTACATTTATGTGTCTGAAATAGATAAATTACACCACCGTATTGCTTACGCCAAAATAAAATTCAGGCCGGAAGATGCTACGAAGTGGATACTTGCCCTTACCGAAGATATCACTACGGAGGAGCTTGGAGAACTCGAAGAAGGCGAATTTTATGGTTTTGCTGTAGAATCTGGCCTGGCATGTTTTATGGATGAAGAAACCAGCGAAGAGTTTAATGAAAAACTGGACGTGCTTCAAGAGGCTAATCCTGAATATAATTATTACGACAGTGTGCTATCTGAAGAGTTCAGGGAGTATTCCGGTAAAAACACATTCTCACGTGAGCTTGGCGACTGGAACGACCATAAACCAAATCCTGAAAGTGATAACAACATTGTTATGTTTGCATCAGGATGGGGAGATGGCTATTTCCCGGCTTACTTTGGGTTAAATGAAAATGGAGATACCATAGAGCTTGTAGTTGATTTTCTGCTTGATGAATTTGAAGCAGATGAAGATGATGACGAAGAGGGCGAAGAAGAATAA
- a CDS encoding SRPBCC family protein: MNLESPKVTVQKPAQYIFDALSDVKNFEKLMPENIAKFEVTGDESFIFALKGMPEIKLKLKERQAPNKVILGAASDKIPFTLTGNITAIDENSSTVVLNFDGEFNAMMAMMIKGPITKFIETLANNMNKL, encoded by the coding sequence ATGAATTTAGAAAGCCCGAAGGTTACCGTACAAAAACCGGCACAGTATATTTTTGACGCACTTAGCGATGTTAAAAATTTTGAAAAGCTAATGCCGGAAAATATTGCAAAATTTGAGGTTACCGGCGATGAGTCGTTTATATTTGCCCTTAAGGGAATGCCCGAAATTAAGCTGAAACTTAAAGAAAGGCAGGCGCCTAATAAAGTAATTTTAGGTGCTGCAAGCGATAAGATACCTTTTACCCTTACCGGAAATATTACCGCAATTGATGAAAACAGCAGTACTGTAGTACTTAACTTTGACGGCGAGTTTAACGCTATGATGGCCATGATGATAAAAGGACCTATAACTAAATTTATAGAAACTCTTGCTAACAACATGAACAAGTTATAA
- the pyrE gene encoding orotate phosphoribosyltransferase — MIFNTDTAKKTAELLLQINAIKLNPSNPFTWASGWKSPIYCDNRITLSFPPIRNYIREEFAKYIEKEYGKPDVIAGVATGAIGIGMLVAEYMGLPFVYVRPEPKKHGRQNQVEGFIQKGQNVVVVEDLISTGKSSLLAVEALREAGVNVKGMVAIFTYGFDISVENFKAANVNLHTLGNYDTLLELATAKQYITEAEHETLKEWRITPDTWGQ; from the coding sequence ATGATTTTTAACACAGACACAGCTAAAAAAACAGCCGAGTTGCTGCTGCAAATAAACGCAATTAAATTAAATCCTTCAAATCCTTTTACATGGGCTTCCGGATGGAAATCTCCCATTTACTGCGATAACAGGATAACTCTTTCATTTCCACCAATTAGGAACTACATTCGTGAGGAATTTGCTAAATATATTGAGAAAGAATATGGCAAGCCCGATGTAATAGCCGGTGTAGCAACTGGCGCTATAGGTATAGGTATGCTGGTTGCAGAGTACATGGGGCTACCCTTTGTATATGTACGCCCGGAACCTAAAAAACACGGCCGTCAAAACCAGGTAGAAGGCTTTATACAAAAAGGTCAGAACGTAGTAGTTGTCGAAGACCTTATAAGTACTGGCAAAAGCAGCCTGCTTGCTGTAGAGGCACTACGCGAGGCAGGCGTTAATGTAAAGGGTATGGTTGCTATTTTTACATATGGATTTGATATTTCTGTAGAAAATTTTAAAGCTGCAAATGTAAACCTGCATACACTTGGTAATTACGATACGCTATTAGAACTTGCCACAGCTAAACAATATATTACTGAAGCTGAACATGAAACCCTTAAAGAATGGCGTATTACACCTGATACCTGGGGACAGTAA
- a CDS encoding NUDIX hydrolase has translation MYKVFVNDKPLFLTSVVEKETDFQLFLLESIDIEQLIAKMFSGRIEKAFLYYPDEKQGLKLLKEKIPVAKAGGGLVYNKKGEILFIFRNGKWDLPKGGIEKNEDIEDTAVREVEEETGVKGLKITGKLQKTYHIFKRNGNYKLKITSWYEMTTKYDGILTGQIEEGIEKVAWLKPAEITEALKNSYENIKLLFEEDSIKQTLL, from the coding sequence ATGTATAAAGTTTTTGTAAACGATAAGCCTCTTTTTTTAACTTCTGTAGTAGAGAAAGAAACCGACTTTCAGCTGTTCCTGCTTGAAAGCATTGACATTGAGCAGCTTATTGCAAAGATGTTTAGTGGCCGTATAGAAAAGGCTTTTTTATATTACCCTGATGAAAAGCAGGGACTTAAGCTCTTGAAAGAAAAAATACCTGTAGCTAAAGCGGGCGGAGGTCTTGTGTATAATAAAAAGGGCGAAATACTTTTTATATTTCGAAACGGTAAGTGGGATCTGCCTAAGGGGGGTATTGAGAAAAATGAGGATATTGAAGATACTGCTGTGCGTGAAGTAGAGGAGGAGACAGGGGTTAAAGGACTAAAAATTACGGGCAAGCTCCAAAAAACATATCACATTTTTAAGAGAAACGGAAACTATAAGCTTAAAATTACCAGCTGGTACGAAATGACCACTAAGTATGACGGTATCCTTACCGGACAGATTGAAGAAGGTATAGAAAAGGTTGCATGGTTAAAGCCGGCAGAAATTACTGAGGCGCTTAAAAATTCTTACGAAAATATAAAACTGCTGTTTGAAGAAGACAGTATTAAACAAACACTATTATGA